The following coding sequences are from one Rissa tridactyla isolate bRisTri1 chromosome 14, bRisTri1.patW.cur.20221130, whole genome shotgun sequence window:
- the LRRC8A gene encoding volume-regulated anion channel subunit LRRC8A, with product MIPVTELRYFADTQPAYRILKPWWDVFTDYISIVMLMIAVFGGTLQVTQDKMICLPCKWVTKDSCNDSVRGWTAATPERTYYNSSLVPSTDTGPTGIRYDLDRHQYNYVDAVCYENRLHWFAKYFPYLVLLHTLIFLACSNFWFKFPRTSSKLEHFVSILLKCFDSPWTTRALSETVVEESDTKPAFGKMNGSMDKKSSTVSEDVEATVPMLQRTKSRIEQGIVDRSETGVLDKKEGEQAKALFEKVKKFRTHVEEGDIVYRLYMRQTIIKVIKFILIICYTVYYVNNITFDVDCKVDIESLTGYRMYRCAHPLATLFKILASFYISLVIFYGLICMYTLWWMLRRSLKKYSFESIREESSYSDIPDVKNDFAFMLHLIDQYDPLYSKRFAVFLSEVSENKLRQLNLNNEWTLEKLRQRITKNSQEKLELHLFMLSGIPDTVFDLIELEVLKLELIPDVTIPPSIAQLTSLKELWLYHTAAKIEAPALAFLRENLKSLHIKFTDIKEIPLWIYSLKTLEELHLTGNLSAENNRYIVIDGLRELKRLKVLRLKSNLTKLPQVVTDVGVHLQKLSINNEGTKLIVLNSLKKMVNLTELELIRCDLERIPHSIFSLHNLQEIDLKDNNLKTIEEIISFQHLHRLTCLKLWYNHIAYIPMQIGNLTNLERLYLNRNKIEKIPTQLFYCRKLRYLDLSHNNLTSIPPDVGLLQNLQNLAVTANRIESLPPELFQCRKLRTLNLGNNVLQSLPSRVGELTNLSQIELRGNRLECLPVELGECPLLKRTGLVVEEDLFNTLPLEVKERLWRVDKEQA from the exons ATGATTCCAGTCACTGAATTGCGCTACTTTGCTGACACTCAGCCAGCATACCGCATCCTGAAGCCATGGTGGGACGTCTTCACGGACTACATTTCCATAGTGATGCTGATGATTGCAGTGTTCGGAGGAACGCTTCAGGTCACCCAGGACAAAATGATTTGTTTGCCCTGTAAATGGGTTACCAAAGACTCTTGCAATGACTCAGTCAGAGGTTGGACAGCTGCAACCCCAGAGCGTACCTACTATAATTCTAGTCTTGTTCCCTCTACTGATACAGGACCTACGGGGATCCGATACGATTTGGATCGGCACCAGTATAATTATGTGGATGCGGTATGTTATGAAAACCGTCTTCACTGGTTTGCCAAGTATTTTCCTTATCTGGTGCTGCTACATACTCTCATCTTCCTGGCTTGTAGCAACTTCTGGTTCAAATTCCCAAGGACCAGCTCGAAGCTGGAGCATTTTGTGTCTATTTTGCTTAAGTGTTTTGACTCTCCGTGGACAACGAGGGCATTATCTGAGACAGTGGTGGAAGAGAGTGATACTAAGCCAGCATTTGGGAAAATGAATGGCTCCATGGACAAGAAATCCTCCACAGTCAGTGAGGATGTGGAAGCCACTGTTCCCATGCTGCAGAGAACAAAGTCTCGAATTGAGCAAGGGATTGTGGACCGGTCTGAGACTGGTGTCTTGGACAAAAAGGAAGGTGAACAGGCCAAAGCACTCTTTGAGAAAGTGAAAAAGTTCCGCACTCATGTGGAAGAGGGAGATATAGTTTATCGCCTGTACATGAGGCAGACCATCATCAAAGTGATCAAGTTCATTCTGATCATTTGCTATACTGTTTACTATGTCAATAACATAACGTTTGATGTTGACTGTAAAGTGGACATTGAGAGCTTGACTGGCTACAGGATGTACCGCTGTGCTCATCCTTTGGCCACTCTCTTCAAAATCTTGGCATCTTTCTACATCAGTTTGGTGATATTCTATGGCTTGATTTGTATGTACACACTCTGGTGGATGCTGAGACGATCACTCAAGAAATACTCCTTTGAGTCCATCCGGGAGGAGAGCAGTTACAGTGACATTCCTGATGTGAAAAATGACTTTGCTTTTATGCTCCATCTGATCGATCAGTATGACCCCCTGTACTCAAAGcgctttgctgtctttctgtcGGAGGTGAGTGAGAACAAACTGCGGCAGCTGAACCTCAACAATGAGTGGACTTTGGAGAAGCTGCGCCAGAGGATCACCAAAAACTCTCAAGAGAAGCTGGAACTGCATCTCTTCATGTTGAGTGGCATTCCTGACACTGTCTTTGACCTCATTGAGTTGGAGGTCTTGAAGTTGGAGCTTATCCCTGATGTCACTATTCCCCCAAGCATCGCTCAGCTCACCAGCCTTAAGGAACTGTGGCTCTACCACACGGCTGCCAAAATTGAGGCTCCAGCCCTTGCCTTCTTAAGGGAGAATTTGAAATCTCTCCACATCAAGTTCACAGACATAAAGGAGATCCCTCTTTGGATTTATAGCCTGAAGACACTAGAGGAGCTTCATCTGACAGGGAATTTGAGTGCTGAAAACAACAGGTACATTGTGATAGATGGATTGAGGGAGCTGAAGAGGCTGAAGGTGTTAAGGTTGAAGAGTAACCTCACCAAACTGCCACAGGTGGTGACAGATGTTGGTGTGCATCTTCAGAAGCTTTCCATCAACAATGAGGGCACCAAACTCATTGTTCTCAACAGCCTTAAGAAAATGGTTAACTTAACAGAGCTTGAGCTGATCCGTTGTGACTTGGAACGCATTCCTCACTCTATCTTTAGCCTCCACAATCTGCAGGAGATAGACTTGAAGGACAATAACCTAAAGACCATTGAGGAAATCATCAGCTTCCAGCACTTACATCGTCTCACTTGCCTTAAATTGTGGTACAACCACATTGCCTACATCCCCATGCAAATAGGTAACCTAACCAATTTAGAACGCCTTTACCTGAATCGTAACAAGATAGAAAAGATCCCTACCCAGCTCTTCTATTGCCGAAAACTTCGGTATTTGGATCTCAGCCACAACAACCTGACTTCCATACCACCAGATGTTGGACTTCTTCAAAACCTGCAGAACCTAGCTGTGACAGCTAACAGG attgagaGTCTCCCACCAGAGCTGTTCCAGTGCAGGAAGCTGAGAACCTTGAACCTGGGAAACAATGTGCTGCAGTCACTTCCATCCCGGGTTGGAGAGCTGACAAATCTGTCACAGATAGAGCTACGAGGAAACCGCTTGGAGTGCCTGCCTGTGGAGCTGGGAGAATGTCCTCTGCTGAAACGTACTGGGCTTGTGGTAGAGGAGGACTTGTTCAACACACTGCCCTTGGAAGTCAAAGAGCGGCTGTGGAGGGTAGACAAAGAGCAAGCTTGA